In a single window of the Chondrocystis sp. NIES-4102 genome:
- a CDS encoding seryl-tRNA synthetase has translation MLDLKLIRTNPDQIQELINRRNGAYDLKPIIELDLAARQLESDRSQLSARGNEIGKLIGKKIGSGCDPQGSEIEQLKTEGNEIKTKLSELEPQEKELKAKIEALLLELPNLPDETTPIGKNETENVEIKRWGDEYIPNRQDILPHWEIGEQLGILEFKRAVKVAQSRFVNLIGAGAALERALISFMLDTQIKAGYLEVMPPVLINSDSLQGTSQLPKFAEDSFKCSADDLWLTPTAEVPVTNLYRDEVLEETELPIRHCAYTPCFRREAGSAGRDTRGLIRLHQFNKVELVKLVTPETSEAEHQSLVANAEAILQALKLPYRILELCTGDIGFGAAKCYDLEVWLPSAQMYREISSCSNFKDFQARRANIRFKQAGKKGTQYVHTLNGSGLAVGRTMAAILENYQQPDGTVKIPDVLQPYLQREIL, from the coding sequence GTGCTAGACCTCAAACTAATTAGAACCAATCCTGATCAAATCCAAGAATTAATTAATCGTCGTAACGGTGCTTATGATCTTAAACCAATTATCGAACTAGATCTAGCTGCTCGGCAATTAGAAAGCGATCGCAGTCAACTGAGCGCACGGGGTAATGAAATTGGTAAACTGATTGGTAAGAAAATTGGTAGTGGTTGTGATCCTCAAGGATCAGAGATAGAGCAGCTAAAAACTGAAGGCAATGAGATTAAAACCAAGCTAAGTGAATTAGAACCCCAAGAAAAAGAGTTGAAAGCCAAAATAGAAGCTCTTTTACTAGAATTACCCAATCTTCCCGATGAAACCACCCCTATCGGTAAAAATGAAACGGAAAACGTCGAAATTAAACGCTGGGGTGATGAATATATTCCTAACAGGCAGGATATTTTACCTCATTGGGAAATTGGCGAACAATTAGGCATTTTAGAGTTTAAACGGGCGGTAAAAGTCGCCCAGAGTCGTTTTGTCAATTTAATTGGTGCAGGGGCAGCTTTAGAACGTGCTTTAATTAGCTTTATGTTAGATACCCAAATTAAGGCTGGTTATTTGGAAGTAATGCCACCTGTTTTAATTAATAGTGATTCTCTCCAAGGTACTAGCCAACTACCTAAGTTTGCCGAAGACAGTTTTAAATGTAGTGCCGATGATTTATGGCTTACCCCCACAGCAGAAGTACCTGTTACTAATTTATATCGCGATGAAGTCTTAGAAGAAACTGAATTACCCATTCGTCATTGTGCTTATACTCCCTGTTTTAGAAGAGAAGCAGGTAGCGCAGGTAGAGATACCAGAGGTTTAATTAGATTACATCAGTTTAATAAGGTTGAATTGGTTAAATTAGTTACTCCTGAAACTTCTGAGGCGGAGCATCAATCTTTAGTAGCTAATGCCGAAGCAATTTTGCAAGCTTTGAAATTACCTTATCGTATTTTAGAACTTTGTACAGGTGATATTGGTTTTGGTGCAGCTAAATGTTATGACTTAGAAGTATGGTTGCCATCGGCTCAAATGTATCGCGAAATTTCTAGCTGTTCTAATTTTAAAGACTTTCAAGCTCGTCGGGCTAATATTCGTTTTAAACAAGCAGGAAAAAAAGGCACGCAATATGTGCATACTTTAAATGGCTCAGGATTAGCTGTTGGTCGTACTATGGCAGCAATATTGGAGAATTATCAGCAACCAGATGGCACAGTTAAAATTCCCGATGTTTTACAACCTTATCTACAACGGGAGATACTTTGA
- a CDS encoding filamentous hemagglutinin-like protein has product MRLPAIKINRLLCFFLSFGSYYLFDDSSLSAQIIPDGTVNTQVNQVNGVTEITGGTAANNNLFHSFQDFSLESGNTALFNQDLNISNIITRVTGTNISNIDGLIKANGNANLIFINPNGINFAKGARIDIGGSFLASTADRIIFADGTVYNSRDLKLNPLLTVSVPLGLQIGQNSGAINVSGTGHNLTLREPLFSPNEFGAPSGMQVKPGRTLALVGGKITFDGGSIAAPGGKIELGSVAVGEVNLNFSDNNLSLGYQDRTVLDNIQMRSLSLADASGTESLAAGSIQVQANQLSLDDGSILLVQNRADQTAGNIVINATDAVAVNGTNADGTFRTSIINETIGRGRGGDLQITTKKLSLDQGAKIAAKTISPGTGNGGNIIINATDSVEVIGFSAINPSVTSTIIAGSFGVGNGGNNTITTKVLNARSGGTVVASPFNVGNGGDLQIKAEDINLTGIAPTVFAPSALTAATFGSGNAGNLTIDTARLTVKSGARVDSSTGAAGNAGSIRINASDVITVSDSVPNSINPSLIASSANVVDPALQQLLRLPPTPSGNAGNLDIVAKELRVTNEGKVSVVNDGTGDGGELKIDAKTIVLNNQGSISAATKSGIGGNITLTGDNFFLKGQSTTTATAEGEGNGGNITISGNNLIALEESKITANANQGAGGNIKITSRGIYSICDECQITASSGVGFDGVINIETLQPNSQLKIIDLPQQPRQAGETVTVGCRDTRQANLSQLAVIGRGGLPPRPLGVLSSKSLFDFNKPDSSSKSATSATNSVDQLPPPARGWYQDHQGKVVLSAFAPMSGVAHPAIAPINCHNLKSEQ; this is encoded by the coding sequence GTGAGACTACCAGCCATTAAAATTAATAGATTATTGTGTTTTTTTCTCAGTTTTGGAAGTTATTATTTATTCGACGACAGTAGCTTGAGCGCGCAAATAATACCTGATGGGACTGTTAATACTCAAGTCAATCAAGTTAATGGGGTAACAGAAATTACTGGTGGCACGGCAGCAAATAATAATTTATTTCACAGTTTCCAAGATTTTTCTTTAGAATCAGGAAATACAGCATTGTTTAATCAAGATTTAAATATTAGCAATATAATTACTCGCGTTACAGGCACAAATATATCTAATATAGATGGTTTAATTAAAGCTAATGGCAATGCCAACCTGATTTTTATCAATCCCAATGGCATTAATTTTGCTAAGGGAGCTCGTATAGATATTGGTGGTTCATTTTTAGCTAGCACCGCAGACAGAATCATCTTTGCCGATGGCACAGTATATAACAGTAGAGATCTAAAACTAAATCCCCTGTTAACCGTTAGTGTCCCTTTAGGCTTACAAATAGGACAAAATTCTGGCGCAATTAACGTATCAGGTACAGGACATAATTTAACTCTTAGAGAGCCTCTATTCTCACCTAATGAATTTGGCGCACCAAGTGGTATGCAGGTAAAACCAGGTAGAACGTTAGCCTTGGTGGGGGGGAAAATTACCTTCGATGGCGGATCGATCGCTGCCCCAGGAGGAAAAATTGAGTTGGGTAGTGTAGCAGTAGGAGAAGTTAATCTTAATTTCTCGGATAATAATTTAAGTTTAGGGTATCAAGACAGGACAGTATTAGACAACATCCAAATGCGATCGCTCTCTTTAGCCGATGCTAGTGGTACAGAATCTTTAGCAGCAGGTTCAATTCAAGTACAAGCAAATCAGTTATCTCTTGATGATGGATCGATATTATTGGTACAAAATAGAGCAGATCAGACAGCAGGTAATATAGTTATAAATGCTACTGATGCCGTTGCCGTTAATGGTACTAATGCTGATGGCACATTTCGCACTAGTATAATTAATGAAACTATCGGTAGAGGTAGGGGGGGAGATCTTCAAATCACCACCAAAAAGTTAAGCTTAGATCAAGGAGCAAAAATTGCTGCTAAAACTATATCCCCAGGTACAGGTAATGGGGGCAATATTATTATTAATGCTACCGACTCTGTAGAGGTAATTGGTTTTAGTGCAATCAATCCTAGTGTTACCAGTACGATTATTGCTGGTAGTTTTGGGGTTGGGAATGGAGGAAACAATACAATCACTACCAAAGTGTTAAATGCTAGATCGGGTGGTACAGTGGTTGCTAGTCCGTTTAATGTAGGTAATGGTGGAGATCTGCAAATTAAAGCTGAGGATATTAATCTGACAGGGATTGCGCCAACAGTTTTTGCTCCCAGTGCCTTAACTGCTGCAACTTTCGGATCAGGAAATGCTGGCAATTTAACTATAGATACTGCAAGGTTAACTGTGAAGTCGGGAGCTAGGGTAGATAGTTCCACTGGTGCTGCTGGCAATGCAGGTAGTATTCGCATCAACGCCAGTGATGTAATCACAGTAAGTGATAGTGTGCCTAATTCTATTAATCCTAGCTTGATTGCCTCTTCTGCTAATGTTGTCGATCCAGCTTTACAACAGTTATTAAGACTACCCCCCACCCCCAGTGGCAATGCTGGCAATCTTGATATTGTTGCTAAGGAATTAAGAGTTACCAATGAAGGTAAAGTTTCCGTTGTTAATGATGGTACAGGCGATGGTGGCGAATTAAAAATTGATGCCAAAACAATTGTGCTTAATAATCAAGGTAGTATATCTGCTGCAACCAAATCTGGAATAGGTGGTAATATTACCCTGACGGGGGATAACTTTTTTCTCAAAGGGCAAAGTACTACTACCGCCACGGCAGAGGGAGAGGGTAACGGTGGGAATATAACTATTAGTGGTAATAACCTGATAGCTTTAGAGGAAAGCAAAATTACGGCTAATGCTAATCAGGGTGCAGGGGGTAATATTAAGATCACTAGTCGAGGAATATATTCTATTTGTGACGAATGTCAGATTACTGCAAGCTCTGGGGTGGGGTTTGATGGGGTAATTAATATTGAAACGCTGCAACCAAATAGTCAATTGAAAATAATAGATTTACCCCAACAGCCTCGACAAGCAGGGGAAACAGTTACAGTAGGCTGTCGGGATACGCGCCAAGCAAATTTGAGTCAACTTGCGGTTATTGGTAGAGGAGGATTACCTCCACGCCCTTTAGGGGTTTTAAGCAGTAAATCTCTATTTGATTTTAATAAACCTGATTCCTCTTCTAAATCGGCAACCTCTGCAACTAATAGCGTTGATCAATTGCCACCCCCAGCCCGTGGTTGGTATCAAGATCATCAAGGTAAAGTAGTTCTCTCAGCTTTTGCTCCTATGAGTGGCGTTGCTCATCCTGCGATCGCTCCTATTAATTGTCACAATCTTAAATCTGAACAATAA
- a CDS encoding UDP-3-O-(3-hydroxymyristoyl)glucosamine N-acyltransferase, giving the protein MQFQAIITKLGKAASHNSFSLHQDINPQITGVAAIDQATTGMLSYIEGGKFAPLIAETGASALILPNDQNLQDQASKRNIAWIATAQPRLLFAYAIALFYQPFKPAAGIHPSVVIDPDTKIGKDVYIGANVVIYQGVTIGSGSYIYPNVVIYPDVTIGNDTILHANCTIHERTQIGSGCVIHSGAVIGAEGFGFVPSATGWYKMEQSGYTVLEDGVEIGCNSAVDRPAVGETRIKSHTKIDNLVQIGHGCTVGSNCAMAAQVGLAGGATIGNGVLLGGQVGVSNQIKVGDRAIATAKTGIVQDVAEGEMVSGMPNIPSPLYRRLFVMYKKLPQIYQMYKESNK; this is encoded by the coding sequence ATGCAATTTCAAGCAATTATCACCAAACTAGGCAAAGCAGCTAGCCATAATAGTTTCAGTTTGCATCAAGATATCAATCCTCAAATTACAGGAGTTGCAGCCATAGATCAAGCAACCACTGGGATGTTGAGTTATATAGAGGGGGGAAAATTTGCGCCTTTAATTGCCGAAACAGGAGCCAGTGCTTTAATTTTGCCTAATGATCAAAACTTACAAGATCAAGCATCAAAGAGAAATATTGCTTGGATAGCGACGGCGCAACCTCGACTATTATTTGCTTATGCGATCGCTTTATTTTATCAACCCTTTAAACCTGCTGCTGGTATTCATCCTAGTGTGGTTATCGATCCTGATACTAAGATAGGCAAAGATGTATATATAGGAGCAAACGTAGTAATTTATCAAGGAGTAACCATTGGCTCTGGTAGTTATATTTATCCTAATGTAGTAATTTATCCTGATGTAACCATTGGTAATGATACAATTCTCCATGCCAATTGTACTATCCATGAAAGGACACAGATAGGTTCTGGGTGTGTAATTCATAGTGGGGCGGTGATTGGAGCAGAAGGGTTTGGGTTTGTACCGAGCGCAACGGGTTGGTATAAAATGGAACAGTCTGGTTATACGGTTTTAGAAGATGGGGTAGAAATAGGGTGTAATAGTGCGGTCGATCGCCCTGCGGTTGGAGAAACTAGAATTAAAAGCCATACAAAAATCGATAATTTAGTCCAAATTGGTCATGGATGTACTGTTGGTAGTAACTGTGCAATGGCAGCCCAAGTAGGGTTAGCTGGAGGGGCGACAATTGGGAATGGGGTACTATTAGGGGGACAAGTTGGGGTATCCAATCAAATTAAAGTAGGAGATCGCGCGATCGCCACAGCCAAAACAGGTATAGTTCAGGATGTAGCGGAGGGGGAAATGGTTTCGGGGATGCCTAATATACCTAGCCCACTTTACCGCAGGTTATTTGTAATGTATAAAAAATTACCCCAAATTTATCAGATGTATAAGGAATCAAACAAGTAA
- the nadA gene encoding quinolinate synthetase A, whose amino-acid sequence MFTTAKPKLNSPDIPKDLFGAIAELKKELKAVILAHYYQEPDIQDIADYLGDSLGLSQQAANTDAEVIVFAGVHFMAETAKILNPDKLVLLPDLEAGCSLADSCPPEDFRAFKQAHSDHLVISYINCSAEIKALSDIICTSSNAVKIVNQIPKDQPIIFAPDRNLGRYVSEQTGRELLLWQGSCIVHETFSEKRMIELKVEHPTAEIIAHPECEDPILRHADYIGSTTALLKYSQQSQSEKFIVATEPGIIHQMAKASPQKQFIPAPATNNCACNECPYMRLNTLEKLYLAMKNRTPEITLPEDIRLQALKPIQRMLAMS is encoded by the coding sequence ATGTTTACCACAGCCAAACCCAAGTTAAACTCGCCAGACATTCCCAAAGATCTATTTGGCGCGATCGCCGAACTAAAAAAAGAGCTTAAAGCAGTAATTTTAGCTCATTACTATCAAGAGCCAGATATCCAAGATATTGCAGACTATTTAGGTGATTCTTTAGGATTATCGCAACAAGCAGCCAATACAGATGCAGAGGTAATTGTATTTGCAGGAGTACATTTTATGGCGGAGACAGCCAAGATTCTTAATCCTGATAAACTAGTTTTGTTACCAGATTTAGAAGCAGGTTGTTCATTAGCCGATAGTTGTCCACCAGAAGATTTTAGAGCTTTTAAACAAGCCCACAGTGATCACCTAGTAATTTCATATATTAACTGTAGTGCAGAGATAAAAGCCCTAAGCGATATCATTTGTACTAGTTCTAATGCAGTCAAAATAGTTAACCAAATTCCCAAAGATCAACCGATCATTTTCGCCCCCGATCGCAATTTGGGTCGTTATGTAAGCGAACAAACAGGTAGAGAGTTATTATTATGGCAAGGAAGTTGTATTGTACACGAAACTTTTTCTGAAAAAAGGATGATTGAACTAAAAGTGGAACATCCAACTGCGGAAATCATCGCTCATCCTGAATGTGAAGATCCCATACTACGCCATGCTGATTATATAGGTTCAACAACAGCTTTATTAAAATATAGTCAACAAAGCCAGAGTGAGAAATTCATTGTAGCAACTGAACCTGGTATTATTCATCAAATGGCAAAGGCATCCCCTCAAAAGCAATTTATTCCAGCACCAGCAACTAATAATTGTGCTTGTAATGAATGCCCTTATATGCGTTTAAACACATTAGAGAAACTTTATTTAGCAATGAAAAACCGAACTCCAGAAATTACTTTACCAGAAGATATTCGCTTACAGGCATTAAAACCTATTCAAAGAATGTTGGCAATGTCCTAA